The proteins below are encoded in one region of Streptomyces roseirectus:
- a CDS encoding phosphotransferase family protein produces MSAITALPPAMAEELLRPVLPTVSVEESVLRTGGALSTIFEIRFVGAAEPVVIKIYDGQWRWKQEKEIYVYRLLQQHGVGPVPVVLHHGDADNVLGRCYTVMTMLRGRPLSDVSHALDRASLREIYRQIGGCLAAVHQIPRDAYGYLTTRVLDPEPTNTAYMTRQFHKKLGEYAGHGGDAALATAVEAKVARRAELFGACHHAVLCHNDFHEGNVLVVEDGGGWQISGFIDVENAIAADPLMDLAKTDYYSVRDNQDKREALCNGYGTLPADWSERVGLYRLYHALELWDWFASIGNTAPLESIADDIRRMAA; encoded by the coding sequence GTGTCCGCTATCACAGCGCTGCCGCCGGCGATGGCCGAGGAACTCCTGCGTCCCGTCCTTCCCACCGTGTCCGTCGAGGAGAGCGTGCTGCGTACTGGCGGGGCGCTGAGCACGATCTTCGAGATCCGGTTCGTCGGGGCGGCCGAGCCGGTCGTCATCAAGATCTATGACGGTCAATGGCGCTGGAAGCAGGAGAAGGAGATCTACGTCTACCGGCTGCTTCAGCAGCACGGTGTCGGGCCCGTGCCTGTTGTGCTGCACCATGGGGACGCCGACAATGTACTCGGGCGCTGCTACACGGTGATGACGATGCTCAGGGGCCGGCCGTTGTCCGACGTCAGCCACGCCCTCGACAGGGCGTCGCTGCGGGAGATCTACCGCCAGATCGGGGGCTGCCTGGCTGCGGTCCACCAGATCCCGCGGGACGCGTACGGATACCTCACGACGCGGGTTCTGGATCCCGAGCCGACGAACACCGCCTACATGACACGGCAGTTCCACAAGAAGCTCGGGGAGTACGCCGGTCACGGGGGCGATGCGGCACTCGCGACGGCCGTCGAAGCGAAGGTCGCTCGGCGGGCGGAGCTGTTCGGCGCGTGCCACCACGCAGTGCTCTGCCACAACGACTTCCATGAGGGCAACGTCCTGGTCGTCGAGGACGGCGGCGGATGGCAGATCAGCGGCTTCATCGACGTGGAGAACGCGATCGCCGCGGATCCGCTGATGGACCTGGCCAAGACCGACTACTACTCCGTCCGCGACAACCAGGACAAACGCGAAGCACTCTGCAACGGCTACGGCACGCTGCCCGCCGACTGGAGCGAGCGGGTCGGCCTCTACCGCCTCTACCACGCTCTGGAGCTGTGGGACTGGTTCGCCTCCATCGGCAACACGGCTCCGCTGGAGAGCATCGCCGACGACATCCGGCGGATGGCGGCATGA
- a CDS encoding replication-relaxation family protein, which produces MSLSPQRALRGHRPARLSERAAVSGAYVARLSERLTERDRWIARMLHEHRVLTTAQLAEIAFTSARAANQRLLQLHKWRLVDRFQPFLTYGSAPMHYVLDVAGAAVLAYEDGLDPRDLNYRHDRALGIAHSLHLAHTVGTNAFFTHLIAASRRPDATGRLTAWWSEARCRRHFGDIVIPDGYGRWQEGDTVLEWFLEYDLATERPDRVAAKLPRYHRLAATTGITTPILVHLPTTRREARVRHALVSALATLTDSALVPVATTSADHTDARWQPLDRLSHRRLPLHDLPTVWPHLTPPNPTQPAVPDDDSPTDLLPPPPLVPEPTPRRPHR; this is translated from the coding sequence ATGTCCCTCTCCCCGCAACGTGCCCTGCGCGGACACCGCCCGGCCCGGCTCAGCGAGCGTGCCGCCGTGAGCGGCGCCTACGTGGCCCGGCTGTCCGAGCGTCTGACCGAACGCGACCGCTGGATCGCCCGCATGCTCCACGAACACCGCGTGCTGACGACTGCCCAGCTCGCCGAGATCGCCTTCACCTCCGCCCGCGCCGCCAACCAGCGCCTTCTCCAGCTCCACAAGTGGCGTCTGGTCGACCGCTTCCAGCCCTTCCTCACCTACGGCAGCGCCCCCATGCACTACGTCCTGGACGTCGCCGGCGCCGCCGTCCTCGCCTACGAGGACGGCCTCGACCCCCGCGACCTGAACTACCGCCACGACCGAGCCCTGGGCATCGCCCACTCCCTCCACCTCGCCCACACCGTCGGCACCAACGCCTTCTTCACCCACCTCATCGCCGCGTCCCGCCGACCTGACGCCACCGGCCGCCTCACCGCCTGGTGGTCCGAGGCCCGCTGCCGACGCCACTTCGGCGACATCGTCATCCCCGACGGCTACGGCCGCTGGCAAGAAGGCGACACCGTTCTCGAATGGTTCCTGGAGTACGACCTGGCCACCGAACGCCCCGACCGGGTCGCCGCGAAACTCCCCCGCTACCACCGCCTCGCCGCCACCACCGGCATCACCACCCCGATCCTCGTCCACCTCCCCACCACCCGCCGCGAAGCCCGCGTCCGCCACGCCCTCGTCTCCGCCCTCGCCACCCTCACCGACTCCGCCCTCGTCCCCGTCGCCACCACCAGCGCCGACCACACCGACGCCCGCTGGCAGCCCCTCGACCGACTCTCCCACCGCCGCCTCCCCCTCCACGACCTCCCCACCGTCTGGCCCCACTTGACACCCCCCAACCCTACCCAACCCGCTGTCCCCGACGACGACTCCCCCACCGACCTCCTCCCGCCCCCGCCCCTCGTCCCCGAACCGACGCCCCGCCGCCCCCACCGGTGA
- a CDS encoding DUF7178 family protein — MVPATASEETRERYVRNIIDMWRAATPDQLQRGRTWYRTAHDLASMISEGDARAGAGVIAALSANKSWPQNARLARRAYATGVPSGHVRDALAKVTRIMSGEDPADVLPMERKTGMFFRCIADPCDPDAVVIDRHAHDVAVGEIYGTRERGLGNARRYALLAHCYREAALRLGELPSTVQSVTWVVHTERIAGTGTRPPRR; from the coding sequence ATGGTCCCCGCCACCGCATCCGAAGAGACCCGCGAACGCTACGTCCGGAACATCATCGACATGTGGCGCGCCGCCACCCCGGACCAGCTCCAGCGCGGGCGCACCTGGTACCGCACCGCCCACGACCTGGCGTCAATGATCAGCGAGGGTGATGCCCGCGCCGGCGCCGGGGTGATCGCTGCGTTGTCGGCGAACAAGTCCTGGCCGCAGAACGCGCGGCTGGCCCGCCGCGCGTACGCAACCGGCGTGCCCTCCGGCCACGTGCGGGACGCGCTGGCCAAGGTCACCCGGATCATGTCCGGCGAGGACCCCGCCGACGTCCTGCCGATGGAACGCAAGACCGGCATGTTCTTCCGCTGCATCGCCGACCCCTGCGACCCGGACGCGGTGGTCATCGACCGCCACGCCCACGACGTCGCGGTCGGCGAGATCTACGGCACCCGCGAACGCGGCCTGGGAAACGCCCGCCGGTACGCCCTGCTGGCCCACTGCTACCGCGAAGCAGCCCTGCGGCTGGGGGAGTTGCCCAGCACGGTGCAGTCCGTCACCTGGGTCGTCCACACCGAACGCATCGCGGGCACCGGCACACGCCCGCCCCGCCGGTGA
- a CDS encoding NlpC/P60 family protein yields MGKTVAAALTGLLLIAVLASAGAGGMLSSFGGNRLQPSATALTDIPADYLALYMDAASTCPGLPWTVLAAVGKVESDHGRSALPGVTSGSNHAGAQGPMQFLPSTFRSVVTRHPALGNNPYDPRDAVHAAAAYLCDSGARGGTDIPRAVHAYNHSDAYVSQVLAQAQSYDGGTTFAADSAPSSAALEAINYAQGQLGLPYEWGGDGPGAGDAGFDCSGLTMAAYSAAGITLPRTAQTQYDHGPRLPSGEQLRPGDLVFYGTPSAIHHVGIYIGSGQMINSPRPGAVIRIAPYRYPGDDYAGATRPSWTT; encoded by the coding sequence ATGGGCAAAACCGTCGCCGCCGCCCTCACCGGCCTGCTCCTGATCGCCGTCCTGGCCTCGGCGGGCGCCGGGGGCATGCTCTCCTCCTTCGGCGGCAACCGGCTCCAGCCCAGCGCCACCGCGCTCACCGACATCCCCGCCGACTACCTCGCCCTCTACATGGACGCCGCCAGCACCTGCCCCGGCCTGCCGTGGACGGTCCTCGCGGCCGTCGGCAAGGTCGAGTCCGACCACGGCCGCTCCGCGCTCCCCGGTGTCACCAGCGGCAGCAACCACGCCGGGGCCCAAGGGCCCATGCAGTTCCTGCCGTCCACGTTCCGCTCCGTCGTCACCCGCCATCCAGCGCTGGGCAACAACCCCTACGACCCCCGCGACGCGGTTCATGCTGCCGCCGCGTACCTGTGCGACTCCGGCGCCCGAGGCGGCACGGACATCCCGCGCGCCGTCCACGCCTACAACCACTCCGATGCCTACGTCTCCCAGGTCCTCGCCCAGGCCCAGAGTTACGACGGAGGCACAACGTTCGCCGCCGACTCCGCCCCGTCGAGCGCAGCGCTGGAAGCGATCAACTACGCGCAGGGCCAACTCGGCCTCCCCTACGAATGGGGCGGCGACGGCCCAGGAGCAGGTGACGCCGGCTTCGACTGCTCGGGACTCACCATGGCCGCGTACTCCGCCGCCGGAATCACGCTCCCCCGCACCGCCCAGACCCAGTACGACCACGGTCCCCGCCTCCCCTCCGGGGAACAACTCCGCCCCGGAGACCTCGTCTTCTACGGCACCCCCAGCGCCATCCACCACGTCGGCATCTACATCGGCAGCGGACAAATGATCAACTCCCCCCGGCCGGGAGCCGTCATCCGCATCGCGCCGTACCGATACCCCGGAGACGACTACGCGGGAGCAACCAGGCCGTCCTGGACCACTTGA
- a CDS encoding helicase HerA domain-containing protein: protein MSAERVVRASLVHDYLRDPTATLQSLLQQITQHATAWAPFGGSAAAAVGVLLLWARWWWHRRCRRTLAHGARLVTVLPPPTADPAGAEALWANLLGLLRPAWRRRLTGQPHVAWEYVFDRETIRLRLWVPGTVPPGTVERAVEAAWPGAHTRTTSVITPQAVPGQRIEAAGGEMRLARPEALPLRSVFPADPVRALLGAPAGLGAGEEAVVQILARPVTGHRVRKARHAARRLNGQQSVRLAGRLLDLLTPGPHHRARPAAPVVDRQTALSAAAEDRAIVAKERGASYETRVRYTVTAAVADALDAKKRTVVRDRLRGRCHAIASAFSAFTEHNHYRRTRIRRPVRRMVERRLRRGDLLSLPELAALAHLPWDEAIPALPRAGARAVPPPPGIATAGPAVRPVGVTDSGRPRPVGLHVPDARQHLHILGATGSGKSELMGRMILSDAEAGRGLVVVDPKGDLVTDILMRLPEPLGEKVVLFDADSRVRPPVLNPLEGADAARTVDNLVSIFSRIYASSWGPRTEDILRAGLLTLRELPGVPLLTDLPRLLSVDAFRRRAADQIHDEVLKGFWAWYGSLSPASRAQVIAPLMNKLRGLLLRPFVRSALAAGTSTVDMEQVLDGGICLVRIAKDSLGTETARLMGSIVVARTWQAATRRARLPQSRRHDAGLYVDEAHNFLNLPYPLEDMLAEARGYRLAMTLAHQYLRQLPKDLEEGISTNARTKIYFNASPEDAQRLAQHTHPRLAPHDLSHLDAFHAAVRPVLHGAEAPAFTVLTEPLPPPIPGRAKQIRAAARHNTHPQPAPTPQGAGTRRTTDPRRTA, encoded by the coding sequence ATGTCCGCTGAACGCGTCGTCCGTGCCTCTTTGGTCCACGACTACCTGCGCGACCCCACAGCCACCCTCCAGTCCCTCCTCCAGCAGATCACTCAACACGCCACCGCCTGGGCACCGTTCGGCGGCTCGGCCGCGGCAGCCGTCGGCGTGCTGCTGCTATGGGCGCGCTGGTGGTGGCACCGCCGCTGCCGGAGAACCCTCGCGCACGGCGCCCGTCTGGTCACCGTCCTGCCGCCGCCGACCGCCGACCCGGCGGGCGCCGAGGCGTTGTGGGCGAATCTGCTGGGCCTGCTGCGGCCCGCGTGGCGGCGGCGCCTCACCGGGCAGCCGCACGTGGCGTGGGAGTACGTGTTCGACCGGGAGACGATCCGGCTGCGTCTGTGGGTCCCCGGCACGGTCCCGCCCGGGACGGTGGAGCGGGCCGTCGAGGCCGCCTGGCCCGGTGCCCACACCCGCACCACTTCCGTCATCACCCCGCAGGCCGTTCCGGGACAGCGCATCGAGGCGGCGGGCGGGGAGATGCGGCTCGCCCGTCCCGAGGCGCTGCCTCTGCGTTCGGTTTTCCCGGCCGACCCGGTCCGTGCGCTGCTCGGCGCTCCGGCCGGTCTCGGTGCCGGGGAGGAGGCCGTCGTCCAGATCCTCGCCCGCCCCGTCACCGGCCACCGCGTCAGGAAGGCCCGGCATGCCGCGCGGCGGTTGAATGGGCAGCAGTCCGTCCGCCTGGCGGGCCGTCTCCTCGACCTGCTCACTCCCGGCCCGCACCACCGCGCCCGGCCCGCAGCCCCCGTGGTGGATCGTCAGACGGCGCTGAGCGCGGCGGCGGAGGACCGGGCGATCGTGGCCAAGGAGCGCGGCGCCTCGTACGAGACCCGTGTCCGCTACACCGTCACCGCCGCTGTCGCGGACGCCCTGGACGCGAAGAAGCGGACGGTGGTGCGGGACCGGCTGCGGGGGCGGTGTCATGCGATCGCGTCGGCGTTCTCGGCGTTCACCGAGCACAACCACTACCGCCGTACCCGTATCCGGCGCCCTGTGCGCCGGATGGTGGAACGGCGGCTGAGGCGGGGGGACTTGCTGTCGCTGCCCGAGCTGGCGGCGCTGGCGCACCTGCCGTGGGACGAGGCGATCCCCGCCCTCCCGCGCGCGGGGGCGCGTGCCGTTCCGCCCCCGCCGGGCATCGCGACGGCCGGGCCCGCCGTGCGCCCGGTCGGGGTGACCGACTCCGGCCGTCCCCGACCGGTCGGTCTTCACGTCCCCGATGCCCGTCAGCACCTGCACATCCTGGGCGCGACCGGTTCCGGGAAGTCGGAGCTGATGGGGAGGATGATCCTGTCCGACGCGGAGGCGGGGCGCGGTCTGGTCGTCGTCGACCCGAAGGGTGACCTGGTCACCGACATCCTCATGCGGCTGCCCGAACCCCTCGGGGAGAAGGTGGTGCTGTTCGATGCCGACAGCCGCGTCCGGCCGCCCGTCCTCAACCCGCTCGAAGGCGCGGACGCGGCCCGGACAGTCGACAACCTGGTGTCGATCTTCTCGCGGATCTATGCCTCCTCGTGGGGCCCGCGTACCGAGGACATCCTGCGCGCCGGCCTGCTCACACTGCGCGAGCTCCCCGGCGTCCCGCTGCTGACGGATCTCCCCCGTCTGCTGTCCGTCGACGCGTTCCGCCGGCGCGCGGCCGACCAGATCCACGACGAGGTCCTGAAGGGGTTCTGGGCCTGGTACGGCTCCCTGTCCCCCGCTTCACGGGCGCAGGTGATCGCCCCGCTGATGAACAAGCTGCGCGGGCTGCTTCTGCGGCCGTTCGTGCGCTCGGCGCTGGCTGCCGGGACGTCGACCGTCGACATGGAGCAGGTCCTGGACGGCGGGATCTGCCTGGTGCGGATCGCGAAGGACTCCCTGGGCACCGAGACCGCGCGGCTGATGGGGTCGATCGTGGTCGCCCGGACCTGGCAGGCCGCCACCCGCCGCGCCCGTCTCCCCCAGTCCCGCCGTCACGACGCCGGGCTCTACGTCGACGAGGCCCACAACTTCCTCAACCTGCCCTATCCGCTGGAGGACATGCTCGCCGAGGCCCGCGGCTACCGCCTCGCGATGACCCTCGCCCACCAGTACCTGCGCCAGCTCCCCAAGGACCTCGAAGAGGGCATCAGCACCAACGCCCGCACCAAGATCTACTTCAACGCCTCCCCCGAGGACGCCCAACGCCTCGCCCAGCACACCCATCCCCGCCTCGCCCCGCACGACCTCTCCCACCTCGACGCCTTCCACGCCGCCGTCCGCCCCGTCCTGCATGGCGCCGAGGCCCCCGCCTTCACCGTCCTCACCGAACCCCTCCCACCCCCGATCCCCGGGCGGGCCAAGCAGATCCGCGCCGCCGCCCGTCACAACACCCACCCCCAGCCCGCACCCACTCCTCAGGGGGCTGGAACTCGACGCACCACCGACCCCCGCCGCACCGCCTGA
- a CDS encoding VirB4 family type IV secretion system protein: MNRPRVRRNASTAGMFAPDSLAVAPRYLEVGGEWVASFAITGYPREVQPGWLQPLLTHPARVDVSLHIEPVDPVTAAQRLKRQLARLESGRRHDSDHGRLADPQVEAATEDAYDLSARVARGEGRLFRLGLYLTVHAADRDQLTDETAALRALAASLLMDAQPTTYRTLQGWITCLPFGLDLIRTRRTLDTSALSTAFPFTSPDLPPPSPASTAAPSGVLYGHNLGSQGLVHWDRFALDNHNSVILGRSGAGKSYLVKLELLRSLYRGVEAYVVDPEDEYARLAATVGGTHVGIGAEGVRLNPFDLPLHTRPDGRRTAPKDTLVRRSLFLHTVLSVLLDTPLTPDERAVLDQAITATYQRAGITADPRTWTRPAPLLGDLTTVLRRSKNRTAVDLAARLRPFTSGAYSGLFAGPTTTRPEGHLVIFSLRDLADELKPAGTLLTLDTIWNQISHPTTRRPRLATVDEAWLLMQSPAGAEYLFRMAKAFRKRWAGLTVATQDTGDLLNSDLGKAIVANAATQILLRQAPQAIEDITRTFDLSQGERHFLLTADRGQGLLAAGTHRVAFEAAASPTEHHLITTDPAELAAYAQQTGENDPLLDADDLVTGPAEADSSDEVDLDSG, translated from the coding sequence ATGAACCGGCCCCGCGTACGCCGAAACGCCTCGACAGCCGGGATGTTCGCGCCGGACTCCCTCGCCGTCGCGCCTCGGTATCTGGAGGTCGGCGGGGAGTGGGTGGCGTCCTTCGCGATCACCGGATACCCCCGCGAGGTCCAGCCCGGCTGGCTCCAGCCCCTCCTCACCCACCCCGCCCGCGTCGACGTCAGCCTGCACATCGAACCCGTCGACCCGGTCACCGCCGCCCAACGGCTGAAGCGCCAGCTCGCCCGCCTCGAATCAGGCCGACGGCACGACAGCGACCACGGACGGCTCGCCGACCCACAGGTGGAGGCGGCCACCGAGGACGCCTACGACCTCTCCGCCCGCGTCGCGCGCGGAGAAGGCCGCCTGTTCCGCCTCGGCCTGTACCTGACCGTCCACGCCGCCGACCGCGACCAGCTCACCGACGAAACAGCAGCCCTGCGCGCCCTGGCCGCAAGCCTCCTGATGGACGCCCAGCCCACCACCTACCGCACCCTCCAAGGCTGGATCACCTGCCTCCCCTTCGGCCTGGACCTCATCCGCACGCGCCGCACTCTCGACACCTCCGCCCTCTCGACGGCGTTCCCTTTCACCAGCCCCGACCTGCCCCCACCCTCCCCCGCCTCCACCGCCGCCCCGTCCGGGGTCCTCTACGGCCACAACCTCGGCTCCCAGGGGCTGGTCCACTGGGACCGCTTCGCCCTCGACAACCACAACTCCGTGATCCTCGGCCGCTCCGGCGCGGGCAAGTCCTACCTCGTCAAGCTGGAGTTGCTGCGCTCCCTGTACCGGGGCGTCGAGGCGTACGTCGTCGACCCCGAGGACGAGTACGCCCGCCTCGCCGCCACCGTCGGCGGCACGCACGTCGGGATCGGCGCGGAAGGGGTCCGGCTGAACCCCTTCGACCTGCCCCTCCACACCCGCCCCGACGGACGCCGCACCGCCCCCAAAGACACGTTGGTCCGGCGCTCCCTGTTCCTGCACACCGTCCTCTCCGTCCTCCTCGACACACCGTTGACGCCGGACGAGCGGGCCGTGCTGGACCAGGCGATCACCGCCACGTATCAGCGGGCCGGGATCACCGCCGACCCCCGCACCTGGACCCGGCCCGCCCCGCTCCTCGGCGACCTCACCACCGTCCTGCGCCGCTCGAAGAACCGCACGGCAGTCGATCTGGCGGCCCGGCTGCGACCGTTCACGAGCGGCGCGTACTCCGGGCTTTTCGCCGGGCCCACCACCACCCGCCCCGAGGGCCACCTCGTCATCTTCTCCCTGCGTGACCTCGCCGACGAACTCAAACCCGCCGGCACCCTCCTCACCCTGGACACCATCTGGAACCAGATCTCCCACCCCACCACCCGCCGCCCCCGCCTCGCGACCGTGGACGAGGCGTGGCTGCTGATGCAGTCACCGGCCGGAGCCGAGTACCTGTTCCGGATGGCCAAAGCGTTCCGCAAAAGGTGGGCGGGGCTCACGGTGGCCACCCAGGACACCGGCGACCTCCTGAATTCCGACCTCGGCAAAGCGATCGTCGCCAACGCCGCCACCCAGATCCTCCTGCGCCAGGCCCCACAGGCCATCGAGGACATCACCCGCACCTTCGACCTCTCCCAGGGCGAACGGCACTTCCTCCTCACCGCCGACCGAGGCCAAGGACTCCTCGCCGCCGGCACCCACCGCGTCGCCTTCGAAGCCGCCGCCTCCCCCACCGAGCACCACCTCATCACTACCGACCCGGCCGAACTCGCCGCCTACGCCCAGCAGACCGGGGAGAACGATCCGCTCCTCGACGCCGACGATCTCGTGACCGGGCCCGCCGAAGCCGACTCCAGCGACGAGGTCGACCTCGACTCCGGATGA
- a CDS encoding PrgI family protein, which translates to MTQPVRIPADVDRDDTVLAGLTARQLGILSATGIVLYGLWSAVRAFVPVAVFLVLAVPVAATAVCIALLKRDGLSLDRLLLAAFRQRTTHRVQVAAPEGVLPPPAWLAQHQDSAPAPLKLPAEGVDEAGLVDLGADGIAVVTVCGTVNFALRTPDEQDALITAFGRYLHSLTAPVQILVRAQYLDLSTQTAELRQRATSLPHPALEAAAREHADFLDHLTHGRNLLCRQVLLVLREPVSAPVPVSPLAALVRRRGEQAVDPAARRAAEARLVRRAQEAGALLGPLGVAVTLLDAGQATAVLTSACNPDTLVSPSSPLAGADEVITLDERGTP; encoded by the coding sequence ATGACCCAGCCCGTCCGTATCCCCGCCGACGTCGACCGCGACGACACCGTCCTCGCCGGCCTCACCGCCCGGCAGTTGGGGATCCTGTCCGCCACCGGGATCGTCCTGTACGGACTCTGGTCCGCCGTCCGCGCGTTCGTCCCCGTGGCGGTGTTCCTGGTCCTCGCGGTCCCAGTCGCGGCGACGGCCGTCTGCATAGCGCTCCTCAAGCGTGACGGGCTGTCCCTGGACCGGCTGCTGCTCGCCGCGTTCCGCCAGCGCACCACGCACCGTGTCCAGGTCGCCGCGCCCGAAGGAGTCCTCCCGCCCCCGGCCTGGCTCGCCCAGCACCAGGACTCCGCGCCCGCTCCACTCAAGCTTCCAGCCGAAGGGGTCGACGAGGCCGGGCTGGTCGACCTCGGCGCGGACGGCATCGCGGTGGTCACGGTCTGTGGCACCGTCAACTTCGCCCTGCGCACCCCCGACGAACAGGACGCGCTCATCACCGCGTTCGGCCGCTACCTCCACTCGCTCACGGCCCCCGTGCAGATCCTGGTGCGCGCCCAGTACCTGGACCTGTCCACTCAGACCGCCGAGCTGCGGCAACGGGCAACCTCCCTCCCGCATCCCGCGCTGGAGGCCGCCGCCCGCGAACACGCCGACTTCCTCGACCACCTCACCCACGGACGCAACCTGCTGTGCCGCCAGGTCCTGCTCGTCCTGCGCGAACCCGTGAGCGCTCCGGTCCCTGTCTCCCCGCTGGCCGCCCTCGTGCGGCGCCGGGGCGAGCAGGCGGTGGATCCCGCTGCCCGGCGTGCGGCGGAGGCCCGTCTGGTGCGCCGTGCCCAGGAAGCCGGCGCGCTGCTCGGTCCGCTCGGTGTTGCCGTCACCCTGCTGGACGCCGGGCAGGCGACCGCCGTCCTCACCTCCGCCTGCAACCCCGACACCCTCGTCTCGCCGTCCTCCCCGCTCGCCGGCGCCGACGAAGTCATCACCCTGGACGAGCGGGGGACACCATGA
- a CDS encoding DUF4262 domain-containing protein, producing MLDADLYLRRVRETIAQHGHAVQYVYGDLYLGLRPLAYTVGLHTRSGCDYELAVTGLEPHTSAFLLTTLADVLTFNDLAPADGLEIDGILPDGLTLHLRPADHPEHLGIIHAVYGTTPPVWQAVVTGSAHNSPFIPLL from the coding sequence ATGCTCGACGCCGACCTCTACCTCCGCCGTGTGCGGGAGACCATCGCCCAGCACGGCCACGCCGTGCAGTACGTCTACGGTGACCTGTACCTCGGCCTGCGCCCCCTCGCCTACACCGTCGGCCTGCACACCCGCTCCGGCTGCGACTACGAACTCGCCGTCACCGGCCTGGAACCCCACACCTCGGCCTTCCTGCTCACCACCCTCGCCGACGTCCTCACCTTCAACGACCTCGCCCCCGCCGACGGACTGGAGATCGACGGGATCCTCCCCGACGGCCTCACCCTCCACCTGCGCCCGGCCGACCACCCCGAACACCTCGGCATCATCCACGCCGTCTACGGCACCACCCCGCCGGTCTGGCAGGCCGTGGTGACCGGCAGCGCACACAACTCGCCATTCATCCCGCTGCTGTGA
- a CDS encoding DUF932 domain-containing protein has product MNDVNTAFAQEKTDQLDAARTQARAFQDRIDRDEVERIGDDRYRVLTGWDRGEVFTVRRNAAGEAEEILAQHGLDTTTGTAALYTTTPAWHGLGTVIPGGTEDIDEVLKLARIDWQVVKKPALFEWDDGVRTAKGRHITVRSDTGAALGTVGDRYEVFQNARIFRFLQDLVEQRDAVWESAGALRGGRKVFVTMRIPKAIVIDRGGLDDEIVLYLAAVNSHDGTTSAESIVTPWRVVCGNTERFAVRDAPHRWGIRHTRGGLDNLEEARRNLGLTLAYAKAWEAEENQLVRTDLLIDDFHELIDNLWTLDDDATDAAKASARSRHDHLDGMFRDRARKLGRTAYTAERTLTDYLDHHLRVIPRHLGDDLARAQRALEGGTDDLKSQAHRQLLLRAR; this is encoded by the coding sequence ATGAATGACGTCAACACCGCCTTCGCCCAGGAGAAGACCGACCAACTCGACGCCGCGCGCACGCAGGCCCGCGCGTTCCAGGACCGGATCGACCGGGACGAGGTCGAACGGATCGGTGACGACCGTTACCGGGTCCTCACCGGCTGGGACAGGGGCGAGGTCTTCACCGTGCGCCGGAATGCCGCAGGCGAGGCCGAGGAGATCTTGGCCCAGCACGGCCTGGACACCACGACCGGTACCGCCGCCCTCTACACCACCACCCCGGCCTGGCACGGCCTGGGCACCGTGATCCCCGGCGGCACCGAGGACATCGACGAGGTCCTGAAACTCGCCCGGATCGACTGGCAGGTCGTCAAGAAGCCCGCACTGTTCGAATGGGACGACGGCGTCCGGACCGCGAAGGGCCGCCACATCACGGTCCGCTCCGACACCGGCGCGGCCCTCGGCACGGTGGGCGACCGCTACGAGGTCTTCCAGAACGCGCGCATCTTCCGTTTCCTCCAGGACCTGGTGGAACAGCGGGACGCGGTCTGGGAGTCGGCCGGCGCGCTGCGCGGGGGCCGCAAGGTGTTCGTGACGATGCGGATACCCAAGGCGATCGTGATCGACCGGGGCGGCCTCGACGACGAGATCGTCCTCTACCTCGCCGCGGTCAATTCCCACGACGGGACGACGTCGGCCGAGTCCATCGTCACCCCATGGCGGGTGGTGTGCGGCAACACCGAACGCTTCGCGGTGCGGGACGCCCCGCACCGCTGGGGCATCCGCCACACCAGGGGCGGCTTGGACAACCTGGAGGAGGCCCGCCGCAACCTCGGCCTGACCCTCGCCTACGCGAAAGCGTGGGAGGCCGAGGAGAACCAACTGGTTCGCACGGACCTGCTGATCGACGACTTCCACGAACTGATCGACAACCTGTGGACCCTTGACGACGACGCCACCGACGCCGCGAAGGCATCCGCCCGTTCCCGCCACGATCACCTGGACGGCATGTTCCGCGACCGGGCCCGCAAACTCGGCCGCACCGCCTACACGGCCGAACGGACCCTCACCGACTACCTCGACCACCACCTGCGCGTCATCCCCCGCCACCTCGGCGACGACCTCGCCCGCGCCCAACGCGCCCTGGAAGGCGGCACCGACGACCTCAAATCCCAGGCCCACCGCCAACTCCTGCTGCGCGCACGGTGA